Part of the Streptomyces sp. NBC_01264 genome, GGCGGCCTCGGCGTCCTCCGCAAGCGTCACGACCTGCTCACCGGGCCGACCCCAACGGTTGGTCCAGGGCGGCGCGGGCACGCGTCTCGAATTCGCGAATTCGCTGCCAGGTCAGGTCGGACAGGCCGACGGCATCGGCCGGTCCTTGCCGGAGCACAGACTGTACGGAACGTGAGGCCGCCAGAGGATGGCCAGGATGGTATGCGCCGCTCGAGCAAGCCCAAGCTGTCAAGGCGCGCACCGCTTGGTGAGCCGCACGCGCTACATCCTCGGGGCCCTCCACCAGAACCAGGGCGAGTGCCTTGCTGGTGGTCCGGCGCATGTCGACGACCTGGCTGTATAGCTCTGCTGCTTCGGGGCTGGGGCGGTCCTCGTCGTCGAGTGCCTGAACGATGCTGATGACTTCACCGTAATCAACCGCCGCGCCGACGAAGGCCACGTACGCCTGCCTCCGGCCGTCTCGACGCCAGTGCTCGTGTTGTGAGCGCCGCTGCATCGTCCCGTTCAGCCGTGCGGCGCCGAGCGCGCTCACTGCCCCCGAGCACGTACCGATGATTGCCGCCAGCGCCGCCACGATCCCTGGTTCCACAGATCCGCCCCCTACGAGGAACACCCCTGGCACTGTTCGACGAAGCCAGGGTCCACCTGGTTGCACGCGGGACGCTGGAGACGGCGGCCGGGTGCCGTCCGGCTTCGGTATGGTGCTGCCCTTCACGGAGGTACGACCATGACCGACGAACCCCTCGACCGATGGGCCGCGCGCCGCCAAGGGCGACTGCGCAAGCCCGGCGAGCTCAAGGCCATCACCCTCGGCGCCGGCCCGCAGCGCGCAGCACACGTGGACCCCCGCGCCCCTCGCCTGATCTTGGAGTGGGACGGCTTCGCCTGGCAGGCACTGACGACGGTGAAGAACTATGCAGAGGCCTGCCGCGTACTCGGCCGGACGCTTGAAGCCGCGAGTATCGAACAAGCCGAGACGACTGGCCCCATCACCGGACGCAATCCACTGGCCCCAGGGACCGGACGTCACCGAAAGCCCCGGCCCTGACCGATGCCGACCGTCCGACTCCCCGAGATCCCCGCTGACGTCCTGGACCTGATCGAAGCGCGGACTGGGCCCGTCCTCGGGTACGAGACCGTCAGTGCCGGGCTGAACAGTGCCGTCGCCGCCCGCGTCCGCACTGCCAACACCACGGTCTTCGTCAAAGGGATGCCCAGCGACCACCGCCGCGTCTGGACGCAGCAGCGCGAAGCCGACATCAACCCGAGCGTCCCTCACCTCGCGCCGACGCTCCTGTGGCACGTCCAAGAGGCCGGCTGGGACCTGCTGGCCTTCACCAACATCGACGGCCACCACGCGGACTACGCCCCCGGCTCGCCCGATCTTCCGCTCGTGGCCGAAGCGATGGCCCGCCTCTCCCCCGTCACCGCGCCCGGCATCACCATGCGGTCGATGCCGGAGCGGATGAAGGCCTACAGCGAGACGCCCGAGCTGTTCGCCGGCCCGAGCCTTCTCCACACCGACTGGTTCCCCAGCAACGTCCTCATCGCCGACAACCGCGCCGTCCTCGTCGACTGGGCCTGGGCCTCACGCGGGGCGGCGTGGATCGATCCAGCCCTGTGGGTGGTCTGGCTCATCAAGAGCGGCCACACCCCTCAGCAAGCTGAGGAGTGGGCGGCACGCGTCCCCACCTGGACTACCGCCCCGCCTGCGGCGGCCACCGCCTTCGCGAAGGCCACCGTCGCTGTGTGGGAGGAGATCGCCGCGGGCGAGCCGGCGGGCTGGGTCCTCGACATGCTCCAGGCCGCCCGCACCTGGTACGGCTCCCGCTGAGCCGGACGGGACGGTCAACTGCCACCACGGGTGGGAGGACGACGGAACGTGTCCGGCACCGCGGGCTTCGTGGCCGGTTTGGCAGTCGGGCCGATAGGACGCGGTTCCTGGACGGGCACGGCGGCAGACGGGCGGACGGGCCCCAAGGCCATGAGCCCTTGAAGTCGCTCGGCGGGGAGAGCCGGGTGGTCGGCGGTGTACATGGCGATGTACCCGGCGTTTGCCAGTTCCGCGTACGACGCCAGGTGCAGCACGGTGCTCAGCTGCGTGCTGGTCCCTTCAGGGAGAGCGAAGAGTTCCAGGTCACCGACCATGGTTGGGCGGAAGGCATGCCGTTCTAGCACCTCGATGACGGCCGGGTTGTCCTTGAGCACGGCGACCCACAGCGGATTCGAACTGCCGGGAGTCTGCCCGTACAGGACGTCGGGCTCGACGAAGTCAGTCATGTAACTCCTGGTGAAAGGGACGCCAGAGCGGGCTGGCCGTCCGATTTACGTGAGGGCGTCAGTGGGCGAGCGTTAAGGGGTGGTGCGTTCTGCCCGGCGACGCAGTGCCCAGACGGCGCCGCCGCCGGCAATGATCAGAACGCCGCCCAGGAGGCCGATCCAACGGGCGGAGCCGCCACCGGTATTGGCGAGCACGCCTGTCGGGGCGGGGGAGGTGGTACTCGAAGCTGTCTCAGCGACCGTGGGAGTGGCCGACGGGGCCGCGGAGGCTGCAGCCGAAGGTGTGGATGACGTGCTCGGCTTGGGCGTGGACGGGGAAGTCGGCGGAGGGCTGCTCGGGGGCTGGGTCGGGGGGATCTTCGAGTTGGTGAACTCCGCGGTGACCGGTGCGCCCGGCTTCGCAGTGACGGTCACCGGCTTGGCGGTCAGCTGGTATCCGGCCGGCGCCTTCGTCTCGGTGGCGGTGTAGGCGGTGC contains:
- a CDS encoding DUF6087 family protein, with product MTDEPLDRWAARRQGRLRKPGELKAITLGAGPQRAAHVDPRAPRLILEWDGFAWQALTTVKNYAEACRVLGRTLEAASIEQAETTGPITGRNPLAPGTGRHRKPRP
- a CDS encoding aminoglycoside phosphotransferase, which gives rise to MPTVRLPEIPADVLDLIEARTGPVLGYETVSAGLNSAVAARVRTANTTVFVKGMPSDHRRVWTQQREADINPSVPHLAPTLLWHVQEAGWDLLAFTNIDGHHADYAPGSPDLPLVAEAMARLSPVTAPGITMRSMPERMKAYSETPELFAGPSLLHTDWFPSNVLIADNRAVLVDWAWASRGAAWIDPALWVVWLIKSGHTPQQAEEWAARVPTWTTAPPAAATAFAKATVAVWEEIAAGEPAGWVLDMLQAARTWYGSR